The DNA sequence CGATCAGTTCGGGCGCGATCGCGTCGGGAAGGCCGAGCATCCGGGAGGCGGCCCACAGCGGCAGCTGGAGCGCGTACTCGCCCAGCAGGTCGGCCTCGCCGCGCGGGGCGATGGCGTCGAGGAGCATGTTCGACAGCTGGGCGATGCTGCGGCGCAGCCGGTGCTGGTCGAGGCGGGCGAAGCCGTCGTTCACCGCGCGGTAGAGGCGGCGGTGCTCGGGCCCGTCGGCGAACAGCACGGTCGGCCGGTAGCCCATCATCGGCAGCAGGGGGGAGTCGGGCCGCACCAGCCCCTCGCGCAACGCCCGCCAGCGGCGCGAGTCATGGGAGAAGCACTCCTCGTTGCGCGTGACCTCCAGCAGCTCCCGGTAGCCGATCACCAGCCAGGCGGGAACGCCCGGCTCCAGCTCGACGGGGACGACCGGGCCGTGCTCGCGGCGGAGGCGCTCGTAGAGGGCGTGGGTGTCGCCGGTGAGGACTTCGCCGTAGAGGGCGGCGGCGGGGGTCGGGTGGGGCGCCGGTGTGTGGGCCGGCTGTGAGGGCGCCGGTTGCCCGTCCGTTGATTGGTGGGCCGGGCAGCCGGGCGGGGGCGGTGGCACGGACGGAGAGCCCGCCGGTTGCGGCGGGGTCGGCTGGTGCGCGAGGGGCGCGGTGGACGTGGCGGATGGGGCGGGCGCGGAGGCCGGGGGCGCCGGGTGGGGGTCGCTTTCCCGGGCCGCCGGGTTCTGCGGGGCGGCCGGTGTCCGGGGGGCACCAGGGGTTTTCCGGGCAGCCGACGTTTCCGGGACGCCCAGTGCGTCAGGCGATTCCGACGAGTCCGGTATCGGGGCGGTCATGACGCCGGTGCCTCCAGCGACGCGGCGGCCGCGGCCGTGTACAGATGGTCGACGAGCGTGACCAGCGCCCGCGCGCTCGACGCCCGGTCGCGGGCGTCGCAGAGCATCACCGGGGTGTCCGGGAGCAGGTCCAGCGCCTCCCGCAGCTCCTCCGCCGGGTACACCGGCGCGTCCGGGAACGCGTTGGCGGCGACGGCGAACGGGACGCCCAGGTCCTCCAGGTGCCCGAGCACGTCGAAACTCGCCTCCAGCCGGCGCGTGTCGATCAGCGCCAGCGCACCGAGCGCGCCGTGCGTCAGATGCCGCCACAGCGGGAAGAAGCGCGGCTGACCGGGGGTGCCGAAGAGGTAGAGGACACGCCGCCGGTTGAGGGTGATCCGCCCGAAGTCCATGGCCACGGTGGTGGTGGCCTTGCCCGGCAGCACGTCGTCCACGCCCTGCCCCGCCTGCGTCATGGTCTCCTCGGTGCGCAGCGGCGGGATCTCGCTGAGCGAGCCGATGAGCGTCGTCTTGCCGACGCCCAGCGGGCCGGCGATCACGATCTTTACGGACGTGCGCACGGTCGGGGGAAGGTAGCGGCCGCCCTCAGAGTTGGCGGAGTCCATCGAGTACCTCTTTCAGCAGGGCGGGATCGTGCCGGTCGGCGGCCGTGACCGGGGGACGGGCGACGACCAGGCCGGCGTCGAGCAGGTCGGCGAGCAGCACCTTGATCACCGCGACCGGCTGGCGCAGATGGGCGGCGACCTCCGCCACGGACAGCAGCCGGACGCAGAGGTCCAGGATCTCGGCGCACTCCGGGCCGAGGTCGGGCGTGTGCTCACCGGCGGACGCGGCGACGCCGGTGGCGTCGGCGCCGGTTGCGCCGGCTGTTTCGGCGGCTGTTTCGGCGGCCACCACCAGGGTCTCCAGCGCGAGGCTGTCCCGGGAAGGGGCCACCCGGCCACCGGTGATCACATAGGGGCGTACCGGCCCCGCGCCGGTCGCGCCGCTCACGGAGTGGCGGTACGGGCGCGGGGCGGGCTGCTGAGGTGCTGCCCTATGCGCACCACCATGTGCTGCATCTCCCGCGCGACCAGCCCGGCGTCCACGTCCGCCGCCGTGGCCACGGCCAGCGAGGCGCCCGGCCCGGCGGCCACCAGGAACAGGAAACCGCCGTCGAACTCCACCATCACCTGACGCGGCGCGCTCCCGTCGCCCGCGAGCTGTGCCGCGGCCTCGTGGCCGAGCGAGAGCAGGCCGGAGCAGATCGCCGACAGACGGTCGGCGTCATCGGTGGATATGTCGGGCGAACCGGCCAGCCGCAGCCCGTCGCGGGACACCACGAGCGCGTGCCGCACCGCGGGCACCCGCAGGATGTCGGCGAGCAGCCACTCCAGATTCCCGTTCGTACTCAACGCGATTCCCTTTCGCTGTCGTTCGGCACACGGGGCCGCGCCGGCTCTGCCGCTTCCGCTTCCGCCTTCGGATCCGCTTCCGCTTCCGCTTTTGCGTCCGCTTTCGCTTCTGCTTCTGCTTCCGCTCCCGCTTCCGCGATGCCGGCCGGGTCCGTCGGACGCGGCCGCTCCGCAGGAGCCGCTGCTTCCGCCGGGCCGGCCGTACCCGTCGATCCGCCGGAGCGTTCCGCCCGGACGGGTTCCGACGCGCCGACGTGAGGCGACGAGCCGTCGTGATCCGGCAGCTCGGCATCCTCCGCCGGCCCGACGTGGCCCGGCGGCCCGACGCGAACCGGCGGTTCACCCGATCCCGATCCCGATCCCGATCCCGATCCCGATCGTGATCCCGACCCCGACGGCCGGGCCGAAGTCTCCGACCCGGCGCCACTGCCCGCGCCGCGACTGTCTGCTGACGGGACGAAACCCGCCCGCTCGACGGCTCTCGCACGTACGGCGGCTCCCGCTCCCACGGCAGCTCCTTCCGCTGCGGCAGTGTCCGAGGGGCCGACCGGACCGGTGGCCTCCGCCGCCATTGTGGCTTGTGGCGTCCGGGCGGCCACCGCCGCCTCCGCTTCTCCACCGCCACCCGCCTGCGGCGATGCCGCGGCGGGCGCCGTCGGAGGCACCTGTGCGGGCATCTCGACGGACGTCTCGGCTGCCGCCCTCGCCGCCGGTTCCGCCGGGGGAGCCGTCGCCGGCACGCTTGCCGGCGTACGGGCACTTCCGGCTGCCGTCCCCGCCGCCTCCTCGCGCCCCAGCCGAGTCCCGGCTTGCAGGCTGCTCATGAAGGCCGCGGCCTGCTGCGGCGACCGGACGGGCTCCGGGCCCCGCGTCGCTGCCGCCGGAGCCGCCGACCTCCGAGGCACCGACCTCCGAGGTGCCGCCCCCCGAGACTCCGCCCCCTGGCCAGGGCCCGCCGCCCGGCGGCTGCGCCGGCGCGGAAGACCGCCGGGGGTGATACCGGCGGGCTCCGAGGCGTCGGAGCCCGGGACTTCGGGGCGGCGCGGGCCCGTACCGTGCCCGGCGACACCGTCCGTCCCCGGGCCGCCGACGGCGTGCGCGGCGTGCCCGTCGCGTACCCCGGTCTCGTACCCGTCCCGCACCCCGGCCTCGTCGTCGAAACCATCCTGACGTGGCATCGGCTCCGGCCGCGCATGCTCCCGCCGCACGTCCCACGTCGGCGCGCCGCCGCCCGGTGCTGCCGGCGCTGCTGGTGCGTCCGGCGTGCCCGGGCTGCCCGGCCTGCCCGCCCCGGCCGCCGGTGCCGTCGGTGCCGCCAGTGCCGACGGAACGCCCGCGTCCGCCACGGCGGCCGCTCCCGCGGCCGTCCGCGCCCGCCGCCGTTCCGCTTGCTCAAGCTCCGCCTGTTCCCGCAGCCCCGGCGCGCGCGGGGGCGCGGGGGTGGCCGGGGTCGTCGGCCCCTGGCTGAGCAGGGCGGACGGGACGAGGACGACGGCCCGGACGCCCCCGTACGCCGACGGCGAGTCCAGCTTCACCGAGAAGCCGTACCGCCGGGCCAGCATGCCCACGGCGGCCAGGCCGAGCTGCGGCTTCGCGCCCAGGCCGCGCCCCTGGGCCGCCGCGCCGCCGCCGAGCCGCACCTCGGCCTCGGCGAGGGCCTGTTCGGTCATCCCGAGCCCGCCGTCGTCGATTTCGATCACGGCGCCGCTGTGCACCGGGCGGATGCCCACCAGCACGGTCACGGTCGGCGGCGAGTAGCGGGTGGCGTTGTCGAGCAGCTCGGCGACCGCGTGGATCAGCGCCTCGACCGCGCGCGGCTCGACGGCGGCGTCCCGCGCGCCCTGGACGCGGACCCGCTGGTACTCCAGGATCCGCGACTGCGCGCCGCGCACCACGTCCAGCAGGGAGACCGCGTCGGGCCACTGCCGTCCGGGCCACGCGCCGCACAGCACCTTCATCGTCTGCGCCTGCCGGGCGAGCTGCGCCGCCGCGTGGTCGGCGCGCATCAGACCGGCCATCAGCACCGGGTCCTCGGCGCTCTGTTCCAGCACGTCGAGGCCCTGCTGCTGGGCGAGGGCCATCACCTGGATGCGGTCGGCCATGACCAGGAACGCGGCGCGCCCGGACTCCTCGATGTCCTTCCGCGCCCGGATGGCCGCCGCCGTCCGCGACAGCAGCTCCTCATGGCGGGCGGCGATCGCCCCGGCCTCCGGATCGCCGTCGGGAACGGCGTACAGCGGCTTCGGAACGTCGGACTCCGGGACGCCCTCCAGGACCGCGGGCAGCCGGACGCCGACGAGCCGCTCCAGCTCCTCCGCCCAGGCGCGCTGCCGGTCGCCCAGCCGGGACCCGTACTCCGTGGCGGCCGCCAGTTCCTCGCGCAGCCGCGCGGTCAGGCGCCGGGCGCGGATCAGCAGCGGCGTGGCGATCACAGCGGCGGTGGCCGTGCCCGCGGCCAGGCCCAGGGACACGGCCTCCGTTATCGGCATCATCAGACGGTTCCCGGGAGGCGATCTTCAACTGGAGGACGGCCGTCAGCGTACGGGGCGGGGCGGCGGTGGTGGAAGTGTTGGGTGTGTCCTGACGCTTGGTCGAATTTCGGGCGATTCCTCCGCGTCCTCCGCGAAAGCACGCCTCGGCGGAGGAAGGCTCGTTCCGGTCTTGGCCGCTGGCCGCTGGCCGCCGACTGTGGATCGACCACTCGCTGCTGACCGTGCGCCCGCTGCTCGCAGCCCGCCCGGCCGCCGACGTACCCCCGGCGATCCCCCGGCCGACCCGGCTGGGTCGCCTCCCCCCGGACCGCGGCCCCCTACCGCTCTACCGCTCCCTACTGCCTGCCACCGCACCCGCCGCTGACCTCCCCCTCCCCCCTCCTTCCTCACACCCGGCCATCAAGCAACCTGTCGAGTGAGAGAAACCCGTACCCCCGATCGCTGATGGCCTTGAGGAGCGCAGGCAGCGCCGTCGCGTCCACGGTGGACGGATCGGCGGAACTGGTCCGTCCGACGTGCATCAGCACGATGGCGCCGGGGACCAGGGCGCCGAGCACCCGCTCGACGACCCGCTCTGTCGTGATGCCTCCGCCGGCGCCCTTCCACCCCAAGGTGTCGACGGTCCAGCGGACGCAGGTGTACCCCTCGGCGTTCACATCGGCGACGCACTCCCGGTTCACCTCCCCGTAGGGGAAGCGGAACAGTCGCACCGGCGGCCGCCCGACCGCCCGTTCCACGGTCGCCGCGGCCGACCGCACCTCCTCCACCCGCTGCTCCCGGGTGAGGCCCGGGAAGGCGGGGTGGGTCATGGAGTGGTTGCCGACGGGGTACGCGCGGGCGATCCGGCGCGCGGCGTCGCCATGAGCGGAGGCGAACCGCCCGGTCATGAAGAACGTGGCGGCGACTCCCCAGGCCCCCAGCACCCCCAGCACCTCATCGACACCTTGGTCCCCACCTCCACAGTCGAAGGTGAGGGCGACCTCCCGCTCCCGGGTGGGCACAACGGTCAAGTCCCGTCCGTCGAACGCCCGCCCATCACCCCGAGCCACTCCGCCCCACCCGACAACCCCCGCACCGACCGCACTCGAGACGACCCGCAACAACGCCCGCCGCCCGACTTCCCCACCCAAGCGCCTGCCCTCCCGACAGAGTCCGCGAAAAGACCCACTCTGCCGCCTGGCCGCGACTCCACGGACCGCTGACCCGACCCCACCTCACGCGGAGTTGACGCACGAAACCCTGAGATAGCCGCGCGACGCGCACCCGGGATACTGAGAACCCGGGAAGCCATGGAGGGGGACTGGATGCAATCGGTGCTGGAGAACATCGCCATCGGCTTGGCGACCAGCTTCCTCGGCGGCGCCTTCGTATGGCTGTGGGAGCGGGCCAAACGGACGCGCGAGGTGAACAGAAGAGCACGCTTCTTCGGTGTCCGCCCCGGCCAGACGTGCCTCGTCGTGCTGGGCAACAAGTACAACGCCCCCAGGGCGACCGCGTACCCCGACACCCGAGCGGCCGTCGAACTGGCCCTGCTGGCAGGCGAACTGGGCTGCGAGGTGCTCGTCGAATCGGGCACCTTCCGCGGCGGCAACGGCGACCGCACCGAGTTCTGCGTAGGCGGCCCCTCAGGAGGCGCCAACCCCCGCACCGGAGGCCACCTCGCCGCCCACCTCCCCGGCGTCACCCTCCACCCCTACGACACCGCGGACACCCACTCGATCGCCATAGAAGTCGACGGCGAGAAGTACCTCTTCGACCGAGGCAACCGCGAACACGTCCTGGTCGCCAAGTTCACCCCCACGGAGTCGACCAGCCCGGTCTTCCTCGTCTGCGGCCAAAGCTCCCTGTCCAACCTGGCCGCCATCCACTACCTCCGCCGCGAATTCGCCACAGTGGCGAAGAACATTCCGACCGTGGACCGCTTCTGCATCCTCATCGCCGTCTCCGACATCCACACCTACGACCACCACCGCGCAACACTGGAACGCGACGTGACAACGGCCGCCTTCGCGCGCTGACGCCCCCACCCGAGGCCCCACCAAGATCGCAAAGATTCCTGTCGTGCGCATGGCACGACCGGCCGCTGTTCGATGTTCCTCAGCACACACGAAAGGCCCCGGACCGTGATCGGTCCGAGGCCTTTGCCTTGGTGCCCCCGGGCAGATTCGAACTGCCGACACCCGCTTTAGGAGTTCGGTCGGAGACCGTTCCGACTCTGCCGTCGACTGGTGCGACGGCCGGGCAGGAGCGCTGGTGTACGCCTTCGTCCGGCGTTGTTGATGTCAGCCGTGGATGTCAGGTGCTACAGCCGGCTTGCTCCACATTGCATGGACATGTCCATGTACCGCGCCGCGACCGCGCCGCAAGCCTGCCGGGAACTTGCCGCGTGATACT is a window from the Streptomyces mobaraensis genome containing:
- a CDS encoding GTP-binding protein is translated as MDSANSEGGRYLPPTVRTSVKIVIAGPLGVGKTTLIGSLSEIPPLRTEETMTQAGQGVDDVLPGKATTTVAMDFGRITLNRRRVLYLFGTPGQPRFFPLWRHLTHGALGALALIDTRRLEASFDVLGHLEDLGVPFAVAANAFPDAPVYPAEELREALDLLPDTPVMLCDARDRASSARALVTLVDHLYTAAAAASLEAPAS
- a CDS encoding DUF742 domain-containing protein, producing MSGATGAGPVRPYVITGGRVAPSRDSLALETLVVAAETAAETAGATGADATGVAASAGEHTPDLGPECAEILDLCVRLLSVAEVAAHLRQPVAVIKVLLADLLDAGLVVARPPVTAADRHDPALLKEVLDGLRQL
- a CDS encoding roadblock/LC7 domain-containing protein; this translates as MSTNGNLEWLLADILRVPAVRHALVVSRDGLRLAGSPDISTDDADRLSAICSGLLSLGHEAAAQLAGDGSAPRQVMVEFDGGFLFLVAAGPGASLAVATAADVDAGLVAREMQHMVVRIGQHLSSPPRARTATP
- a CDS encoding ATP-binding protein, which gives rise to MMPITEAVSLGLAAGTATAAVIATPLLIRARRLTARLREELAAATEYGSRLGDRQRAWAEELERLVGVRLPAVLEGVPESDVPKPLYAVPDGDPEAGAIAARHEELLSRTAAAIRARKDIEESGRAAFLVMADRIQVMALAQQQGLDVLEQSAEDPVLMAGLMRADHAAAQLARQAQTMKVLCGAWPGRQWPDAVSLLDVVRGAQSRILEYQRVRVQGARDAAVEPRAVEALIHAVAELLDNATRYSPPTVTVLVGIRPVHSGAVIEIDDGGLGMTEQALAEAEVRLGGGAAAQGRGLGAKPQLGLAAVGMLARRYGFSVKLDSPSAYGGVRAVVLVPSALLSQGPTTPATPAPPRAPGLREQAELEQAERRRARTAAGAAAVADAGVPSALAAPTAPAAGAGRPGSPGTPDAPAAPAAPGGGAPTWDVRREHARPEPMPRQDGFDDEAGVRDGYETGVRDGHAAHAVGGPGTDGVAGHGTGPRRPEVPGSDASEPAGITPGGLPRRRSRRAAGPGQGAESRGAAPRRSVPRRSAAPAAATRGPEPVRSPQQAAAFMSSLQAGTRLGREEAAGTAAGSARTPASVPATAPPAEPAARAAAETSVEMPAQVPPTAPAAASPQAGGGGEAEAAVAARTPQATMAAEATGPVGPSDTAAAEGAAVGAGAAVRARAVERAGFVPSADSRGAGSGAGSETSARPSGSGSRSGSGSGSGSGSGEPPVRVGPPGHVGPAEDAELPDHDGSSPHVGASEPVRAERSGGSTGTAGPAEAAAPAERPRPTDPAGIAEAGAEAEAEAKADAKAEAEADPKAEAEAAEPARPRVPNDSERESR
- a CDS encoding polysaccharide deacetylase family protein, giving the protein MPTREREVALTFDCGGGDQGVDEVLGVLGAWGVAATFFMTGRFASAHGDAARRIARAYPVGNHSMTHPAFPGLTREQRVEEVRSAAATVERAVGRPPVRLFRFPYGEVNRECVADVNAEGYTCVRWTVDTLGWKGAGGGITTERVVERVLGALVPGAIVLMHVGRTSSADPSTVDATALPALLKAISDRGYGFLSLDRLLDGRV